The Nitratidesulfovibrio sp. SRB-5 genome includes a window with the following:
- the lipA gene encoding lipoyl synthase, giving the protein MSVPGNSAPSLRIPPWLRVKLPCSHTYGDTRSLVDDLRLNTVCQSAKCPNMFECFSSGTATFLILGNVCTRNCAFCNITPGQAAPPDPDEPRRVAEGAARLGLSHVVVTSVTRDDLPDGGSAHFAATVRALRSALPAAESGQPATIEVLIPDFRGSRAALDTVLDAAPDIINHNVETPPAHYPRIRPQADYAQSLELLARVRAAGAIAKSGLMVGLGETDDEVCATLADLAATGCHIATIGQYMRPSRNHPPVERYVHPDVFESYAAHGHALGIPHVFSAPLVRSSYNARAAYDALQQLRGSRGKLRETEAEKKM; this is encoded by the coding sequence ATGTCTGTGCCCGGCAATTCCGCACCATCTTTGCGGATTCCGCCGTGGCTGCGGGTAAAGCTGCCCTGTAGCCACACCTACGGGGATACCCGTTCGCTGGTGGACGACCTGCGCCTGAACACCGTGTGTCAGAGCGCCAAGTGCCCGAACATGTTCGAGTGCTTTTCTTCGGGTACGGCCACGTTCCTCATTCTGGGCAACGTGTGCACGCGCAACTGCGCCTTCTGCAACATCACCCCCGGCCAGGCCGCTCCGCCAGACCCCGACGAACCCCGCCGCGTGGCCGAAGGCGCCGCGCGCCTGGGGCTTTCGCACGTGGTGGTCACCTCCGTCACCCGCGACGACCTGCCCGATGGCGGCTCTGCCCATTTCGCGGCCACGGTGCGCGCCCTGCGCAGCGCCCTGCCCGCCGCCGAGAGCGGCCAGCCCGCCACCATCGAGGTGCTGATCCCCGACTTTCGCGGCAGCCGGGCCGCGCTGGACACCGTGCTGGACGCCGCGCCCGACATCATCAACCACAACGTGGAAACCCCGCCCGCGCACTACCCGCGCATCCGCCCGCAGGCCGACTACGCCCAGAGCCTGGAACTGCTGGCCCGCGTACGCGCCGCCGGGGCCATCGCCAAAAGCGGGCTGATGGTGGGCCTGGGAGAAACCGACGACGAGGTGTGCGCCACCCTGGCCGACCTTGCCGCCACGGGCTGCCACATCGCCACCATCGGGCAGTACATGCGGCCCAGCCGCAACCACCCGCCCGTCGAACGTTACGTGCACCCCGATGTCTTCGAAAGCTACGCCGCCCACGGCCACGCCCTCGGCATCCCCCACGTGTTCTCCGCCCCCCTCGTGCGCAGCAGCTACAACGCCCGCGCCGCCTACGACGCCCTGCAGCAGTTGCGGGGCAGTAGGGGAAAATTGAGGGAGACTGAAGCAGAAAAGAAAATGTGA
- a CDS encoding small ribosomal subunit Rsm22 family protein codes for MHHLFAALSPEYRQRLESLPTALDTVAPLRTAHRRDLPTAIHDLSLVLTSERGSLSDPYWAAPRLLSAYLRYFMPWNLVRLGRLLPSLDLVDRDALLERPLILDLGSGPLTLPLALWLARPDLRTLPLTFLCADIAPHPLEVGRELLQVIAGEESPWALRTLRAPMESALKEARGDAALIMAGNVLNELKPRRDEPLEFRMEDLAEKIGSALSHGGRVLVIEPGTRLGARYVTLFRRAAMEVGLAPLSPCPHHDECPLLEQGGAGGWCHFTFPIQGAPTWLEELSRRAKLEKGTASLSFVLLGEADKVVAPHNTIRIISDAFPLPGRREPARYACSERGLALLHDARHVHSGTALDITWPEVERRDRKSGALELEWTPPSRDGKATGAAGTAGAAGKAPRGKASPVDRGGKPVRGKAAGRAAQAAPGVDDGDDTQPAFLMEGAPQWDAPAAAGAGGEDFDGPHEHEGHDPSEPDGNRADGPDHGATYSQMFANQPNQSHGGRAAQRRGMPRFGARRGRTLDDGFGEPFSGGFAGDSGAGHGARRRGGLPDDFGNRAESGGRRTNRTERDGGSGMRKTGRGAGQPDGQRADRRERHPDGQRADRRERHPDGQRADRRQNNPDGQQGNQRGQWANRRPRHGEQDDRNAPNATAQRALNAWDDAGDGTQSARQGQHQGRGQRPAHGDRDGQQRGQGRPQRPFGNARRQRPDGPQEGRREGRGDHDRQPRAQRQDGNQGRGQERRPDQMDRMERGDRHERGGERHEHRAQRHPGARGDAPRDRRPDHRQERAAGARPDARPDARPDSKLESPRDFGGQQRPDEGRKGKPRRHFDREGRPGAQQDRDDRAPRRAEERRPEERRPTERRPADRRPEGRGPAPRRDDGQQRPQQGRPDRGGRGERGEDQRNAPRNDRRPGEQAGQRTDRRPERSEQRQNERQNDRRDDRRDDRRDDRRDDRRNDRPDNGQHQARRRRPRRDD; via the coding sequence ATGCACCATCTTTTCGCCGCCCTGTCCCCGGAATACCGGCAGCGCCTGGAATCACTGCCCACGGCGCTGGACACCGTGGCCCCGCTGCGCACCGCGCACCGCCGCGACCTGCCCACGGCCATCCACGACCTGTCGCTGGTGCTCACCAGCGAGCGCGGTTCGCTCTCCGACCCGTACTGGGCGGCCCCGCGCCTGCTGTCCGCCTACCTGCGATACTTCATGCCGTGGAACCTGGTGCGCCTTGGCCGCCTGCTGCCCTCGCTGGACCTGGTGGACCGCGATGCCCTGCTGGAACGCCCGCTGATCCTGGACCTGGGCAGCGGCCCGCTGACCCTGCCCCTGGCCCTGTGGCTGGCCCGGCCCGACCTGCGCACCCTGCCGCTGACCTTCTTGTGCGCCGACATCGCCCCCCACCCGCTGGAAGTGGGCCGCGAACTGCTGCAAGTCATCGCGGGAGAAGAATCGCCCTGGGCGCTGCGCACCCTCCGCGCCCCCATGGAATCGGCCCTGAAGGAGGCGCGCGGTGACGCGGCGCTGATCATGGCGGGCAACGTGCTGAACGAACTGAAGCCGCGCCGCGACGAACCGCTGGAATTCCGCATGGAAGACCTGGCTGAAAAGATCGGCTCGGCGCTGTCGCACGGCGGGCGCGTGCTGGTCATAGAGCCGGGTACCCGCCTGGGTGCGCGCTACGTCACCCTGTTCCGCCGCGCGGCCATGGAGGTGGGGCTTGCCCCGCTGTCCCCCTGCCCCCACCACGACGAATGCCCCCTGCTGGAACAGGGCGGCGCGGGCGGCTGGTGCCACTTCACCTTCCCCATCCAGGGCGCGCCCACGTGGCTGGAAGAACTGAGCCGCCGGGCCAAGCTGGAAAAGGGCACCGCCAGCCTGTCCTTCGTGCTGCTGGGCGAGGCGGACAAGGTGGTGGCGCCGCACAACACCATCCGCATCATTTCCGACGCCTTCCCCCTGCCCGGACGCCGCGAACCCGCGCGCTACGCCTGCTCCGAACGGGGGCTGGCCCTGCTGCACGACGCGCGGCACGTGCATTCCGGCACGGCCCTCGACATCACCTGGCCGGAAGTGGAACGCCGCGACCGCAAGTCGGGCGCGCTGGAACTGGAATGGACCCCGCCCAGCCGGGATGGCAAGGCCACTGGCGCAGCCGGTACCGCAGGCGCTGCGGGCAAGGCCCCCAGAGGCAAGGCAAGCCCGGTCGACCGGGGTGGAAAGCCCGTGCGCGGCAAGGCTGCCGGGCGCGCGGCGCAAGCAGCCCCCGGGGTGGACGACGGGGACGACACGCAGCCAGCCTTCCTGATGGAAGGCGCGCCGCAATGGGATGCGCCCGCTGCCGCCGGAGCCGGAGGTGAAGATTTCGACGGGCCCCATGAACATGAAGGACATGACCCGTCCGAACCCGACGGCAACCGCGCCGATGGCCCCGACCACGGCGCGACGTACAGCCAGATGTTCGCCAACCAGCCAAACCAGTCGCACGGGGGCAGGGCCGCGCAGCGGCGCGGCATGCCGCGCTTCGGCGCGCGGCGTGGCCGCACCCTTGACGACGGGTTCGGCGAACCGTTCAGCGGCGGCTTTGCGGGCGACAGCGGCGCGGGGCATGGCGCCCGCCGCCGGGGCGGCCTGCCCGATGATTTCGGCAACCGCGCGGAATCGGGTGGACGCCGGACCAATCGCACGGAACGCGATGGCGGCTCCGGCATGCGCAAGACCGGGCGGGGTGCCGGGCAGCCCGACGGTCAGCGTGCTGACCGGAGAGAACGTCACCCTGACGGTCAGCGTGCTGACCGGAGAGAGCGTCACCCCGACGGGCAGCGCGCCGACCGGAGACAGAATAACCCTGACGGGCAGCAGGGCAACCAGCGCGGCCAGTGGGCCAACCGCCGCCCCCGGCATGGCGAACAGGACGACAGGAACGCCCCCAACGCCACGGCCCAGCGCGCCCTGAACGCGTGGGACGACGCTGGCGATGGGACGCAGTCCGCTCGGCAGGGACAGCATCAGGGCCGGGGACAACGGCCCGCACATGGCGACCGCGACGGCCAGCAGCGCGGGCAGGGTCGCCCGCAGCGCCCCTTCGGCAATGCCCGCCGCCAGCGGCCCGACGGTCCGCAGGAAGGACGACGCGAAGGCCGGGGCGACCATGACCGGCAGCCGCGCGCCCAGCGGCAGGACGGCAATCAGGGACGCGGACAGGAACGGCGGCCAGATCAAATGGACCGGATGGAGCGAGGGGACCGGCACGAGCGGGGCGGCGAACGCCACGAACACCGCGCCCAGCGCCACCCCGGAGCCCGTGGCGACGCTCCGCGCGACCGCAGGCCGGACCACCGGCAGGAACGCGCCGCCGGTGCCCGTCCGGACGCCCGGCCAGACGCCAGGCCCGATAGCAAGCTCGAATCGCCGCGCGATTTCGGGGGCCAGCAACGCCCCGACGAAGGCCGCAAGGGCAAGCCGCGCCGTCATTTCGACCGGGAAGGCAGGCCCGGCGCCCAGCAGGACCGTGACGATCGTGCCCCGCGCCGCGCCGAGGAACGTCGGCCCGAGGAGCGTCGGCCAACCGAGCGCCGCCCGGCGGACCGTCGGCCCGAAGGACGTGGCCCCGCCCCCCGGCGAGACGACGGGCAGCAGCGTCCGCAGCAGGGTCGTCCTGATCGCGGGGGACGTGGTGAGCGCGGCGAAGACCAGCGCAACGCCCCCCGCAACGATCGTCGCCCCGGCGAACAGGCCGGGCAGCGTACCGATCGCCGCCCGGAGCGCTCCGAACAGCGCCAGAACGAGCGCCAGAACGACCGTCGTGACGATCGGCGGGATGATCGACGGGATGATCGACGGGATGATCGACGGAATGACCGGCCCGACAACGGCCAACATCAGGCGCGGCGGCGCAGGCCCCGACGCGACGACTAG
- the fliM gene encoding flagellar motor switch protein FliM — translation MNKILAQDEVDALLRGLSGGEIESETDIPEDDSGIVPFDLANQDRIIRGRMPVLEIVNDRFARLCTNALSNTVRKRVELNPISIDMTKFGDFMRSLPVPTSINIFKMEPLRGNAIIVVDSRLVFALVENFFGGAGSQPKIEGREFTRIEQAIVDRVIKIALDNMEESWRPVHDVSLELVRSEINPQFAAIVPPSDVVVVITFEVELETAIGSMVICLPYATIEPIRSKLHASFQTERLEVDHAWVSRLKERLMETPVNLKIHFGESKITGNQLLRLQVGDVLLLDTDTDDLLECTVQGVTKFWGISGTVKANKAFQIIKEEEPRYT, via the coding sequence ATGAACAAGATTCTGGCGCAGGACGAGGTCGATGCACTGCTTCGCGGCCTTTCCGGCGGCGAGATAGAGAGCGAGACCGACATCCCCGAGGACGACTCGGGCATCGTCCCGTTCGACCTCGCCAACCAGGACCGCATCATTCGCGGTCGCATGCCGGTTCTTGAAATCGTCAACGACCGGTTCGCGCGGCTGTGCACCAACGCGCTGTCCAACACCGTGCGCAAGCGGGTGGAGCTGAACCCCATCTCCATCGACATGACCAAGTTCGGCGACTTCATGCGCTCGCTGCCGGTGCCCACCAGCATCAACATCTTCAAGATGGAGCCGTTGCGCGGCAACGCCATCATCGTGGTGGATTCGCGCCTGGTTTTCGCCCTGGTGGAAAATTTCTTCGGCGGCGCGGGCAGCCAGCCCAAGATCGAGGGGCGCGAATTCACGCGTATCGAACAGGCCATCGTGGACAGGGTAATCAAGATCGCCCTCGACAACATGGAAGAGTCGTGGCGCCCGGTGCACGACGTGAGCCTTGAACTGGTGCGCTCCGAGATCAACCCCCAGTTCGCGGCCATCGTGCCGCCCAGCGACGTGGTGGTGGTGATCACCTTCGAGGTGGAACTGGAAACGGCCATCGGCTCCATGGTCATCTGCCTGCCGTACGCCACCATCGAACCCATCCGCTCCAAGCTGCACGCCAGCTTCCAGACCGAACGGCTGGAAGTGGACCACGCCTGGGTTTCGCGCCTGAAGGAGCGACTGATGGAAACCCCGGTGAACCTCAAGATCCACTTCGGCGAGTCCAAGATCACCGGCAACCAGCTGCTGCGGTTGCAGGTGGGCGACGTGCTGCTGCTGGATACCGACACCGACGACCTGCTGGAATGCACCGTGCAGGGCGTGACCAAGTTCTGGGGCATTTCCGGTACGGTAAAGGCCAACAAGGCCTTCCAGATCATCAAGGAAGAAGAGCCGCGCTACACCTGA
- a CDS encoding MiaB/RimO family radical SAM methylthiotransferase, with the protein MSGHAFFALTLGCKINQYETEAVREAWLARGWREAADPAAADVLLVNSCAVTARAVADVRQAVARMHRAAPQGRIVVTGCAAQVLREDIAALPGVTDVVGQQAKVSLLRYNPERGAAGAHEPDGGGGGDGGDDLAAGDAVFPAFRIDGFTRSRPVLKVQDGCSHRCTYCIVPLARGAARSRDPREALAEARRLLDAGFRELIVSGVNLRQYGRDLPGGGPDFWDLLAFLERELAPQWAGRARLRISSLEPGQLGERALDVLAESRLVAPQLHLSLQSGSPGVLRRMGRGHYRPEPLLDFVRELAGVWPLFGLGADILTGFPGETDAEFGETLDFVGALPLTYAHVFPYSRRPGTPAAVMEGQLPQEVKKRRAAELRGAVTVKKATFLQRLLDEPRLLVAPEGARGVKGVCEYYAECRFTGGRRPAAQAGQGGEQAGPGDLVAVRPLAVERDGLLVEAV; encoded by the coding sequence GGCTGGCGCGCGGCTGGCGCGAGGCGGCGGACCCCGCCGCTGCCGACGTGCTGCTGGTCAACTCGTGCGCGGTCACCGCGCGCGCCGTGGCCGACGTGCGGCAGGCCGTGGCCCGCATGCACCGGGCCGCGCCGCAGGGACGCATCGTGGTCACCGGCTGCGCGGCGCAGGTGCTGCGCGAGGACATTGCCGCGCTGCCCGGCGTGACCGACGTGGTGGGCCAGCAGGCCAAGGTTTCGCTGCTGCGGTATAACCCGGAGCGGGGCGCGGCGGGGGCGCATGAACCCGATGGAGGGGGCGGGGGCGACGGCGGCGACGATCTTGCCGCTGGTGACGCCGTGTTTCCGGCCTTCCGCATCGACGGATTCACCCGGTCACGCCCCGTGCTCAAGGTGCAGGACGGCTGTTCGCACCGCTGCACCTACTGCATCGTGCCGCTGGCCCGCGGCGCGGCCCGCAGCCGCGACCCGCGCGAGGCGCTGGCAGAGGCGCGCCGCCTGCTGGATGCGGGGTTTCGCGAACTCATCGTCTCCGGCGTGAACCTGCGCCAGTACGGGCGCGACCTGCCCGGCGGCGGGCCGGACTTCTGGGATTTGCTGGCCTTTCTGGAACGCGAGCTTGCCCCGCAGTGGGCGGGCCGGGCGCGGCTGCGCATCAGTTCGCTGGAGCCGGGTCAGCTTGGCGAGCGAGCGCTGGACGTGCTGGCCGAAAGCCGTCTGGTGGCCCCGCAACTGCATCTTTCGTTGCAGAGCGGCAGCCCCGGCGTGTTGCGCCGCATGGGACGGGGGCATTACCGGCCCGAGCCGCTGCTGGATTTCGTGCGCGAGTTGGCCGGGGTGTGGCCGTTGTTCGGCCTTGGCGCGGACATCCTGACCGGCTTTCCCGGCGAGACGGACGCCGAGTTTGGCGAGACGCTGGATTTCGTGGGGGCGTTGCCGCTGACCTATGCGCACGTGTTCCCGTATTCGCGCAGGCCGGGCACCCCGGCGGCGGTGATGGAGGGGCAACTGCCGCAGGAGGTGAAGAAGCGCCGGGCGGCGGAGTTGCGCGGTGCGGTGACGGTGAAGAAGGCCACGTTCCTGCAACGCCTGCTGGACGAACCGCGCCTGCTGGTGGCCCCGGAGGGGGCGCGCGGCGTGAAGGGCGTGTGCGAGTATTATGCGGAGTGCCGGTTCACCGGCGGGCGGCGTCCGGCTGCGCAGGCGGGGCAGGGCGGGGAGCAGGCAGGCCCCGGCGATCTGGTGGCCGTGCGTCCGTTGGCTGTCGAGCGTGACGGTCTGTTGGTGGAGGCTGTGTAG
- a CDS encoding MotE family protein: MTKPQRFASSLRLSRLCRWLLTAAAFKVALLVAFALEQPWPFATAAAPTSVSGVAGVTGVAAVSGAPASTQADATARTVHALQAGQAGQSTQSGQSPQPSQSGQDAESQPLAADIARAVGLTAAAPAPASASASQTGANDARGRLNREGTAWAAEAQPAPGTAQSPAAPAAPAAPSSALPAAAGLPGSSTMGAGSAAPAAAQPGAQSTQSTQATQAAMDVLNRKQDDLSRREQELKSLEQQVDAKLAQMQDLEARIKTMLKDAQGMKDEKLRHLVDVYTNMKAKQAAAVLETLDEKIAVRILAGMRGRQAGEILTFVQAEKAAKLSEALTRMQLPLE; the protein is encoded by the coding sequence ATGACGAAACCGCAACGCTTCGCTTCGAGCCTCCGTCTTTCTAGGCTCTGCCGCTGGCTGCTCACCGCCGCCGCCTTCAAGGTGGCTCTGCTGGTGGCCTTTGCCCTTGAACAGCCGTGGCCCTTCGCCACGGCTGCCGCCCCGACCTCCGTGTCTGGCGTGGCTGGCGTGACTGGCGTGGCCGCCGTATCCGGGGCCCCGGCCAGCACGCAGGCGGACGCCACCGCGCGGACCGTGCACGCCTTGCAAGCAGGGCAGGCTGGCCAGTCCACCCAATCCGGCCAGTCCCCTCAACCCTCCCAGTCCGGGCAGGATGCCGAATCCCAGCCCCTGGCGGCGGATATCGCCCGTGCCGTGGGGCTGACCGCAGCCGCGCCCGCCCCCGCATCCGCGTCCGCTTCCCAAACAGGCGCCAATGACGCGCGGGGGCGCTTGAACCGAGAGGGCACAGCCTGGGCCGCCGAGGCCCAACCCGCGCCGGGCACTGCCCAATCGCCCGCAGCACCCGCCGCACCCGCCGCCCCGTCTTCCGCCCTGCCCGCAGCCGCCGGTCTGCCGGGTTCCTCGACCATGGGGGCTGGTTCCGCCGCCCCCGCCGCCGCGCAGCCCGGCGCACAATCTACTCAGTCCACTCAGGCCACCCAGGCCGCCATGGACGTGCTGAACCGCAAGCAGGACGACCTGAGCCGCCGCGAGCAGGAACTGAAAAGCCTGGAACAGCAGGTGGACGCCAAGCTGGCCCAGATGCAGGACCTTGAGGCGCGCATCAAGACCATGCTCAAGGATGCGCAGGGCATGAAGGACGAAAAGCTGCGCCATCTGGTGGACGTGTACACCAACATGAAGGCCAAGCAGGCGGCGGCAGTGCTGGAAACCCTGGACGAGAAGATCGCCGTCAGGATTCTGGCGGGCATGCGCGGCAGGCAGGCGGGCGAAATCCTGACCTTCGTGCAGGCGGAAAAGGCCGCCAAGCTGTCAGAGGCGCTCACCCGCATGCAACTGCCCCTCGAATAG
- a CDS encoding ASKHA domain-containing protein, with product MSPHSSSEQPPRPAGNDTGCATARPEGRGGPATPVTAATPGTPGRPVTPGRPGCPGTPGTQPAPGAVAEVTLPDGRILHLALSLSASLSVPQSAQDAADAAPASTLAQLVWMSGQVAPPALCSGLGRCGRCAARFTRGTPAPHPAEEAHFSPGELADGWRLLCRHALPAPASRSSSSPQGTDPNENAASTPDARCTMAFTLPAGSTPRRFRAADAPLPDAVQASASGTSPAVGTAPATDTSPATYTSPATGAPLLLAIDLGTTTLHWSALAPDGHRVAHGAELNPQMGAGSEVMSRLAVASSPQGLAALRRLTLAAVARIAAGLPGPVRGLCVAGNSAMTAILLGRDVSGLATAPYRLDYAGGTAEILPELAGLPDRIGLTELTDVNDRAAMPEVWIPPQPAPFVGGDVGAGMAALLYGGLAAMDGAGVAANTLQAPSLDSPRAADTTPVPAASPRFPFLLADLGTNGEFVLATGPDSALVTSVALGPALEGIGLSCGGVAQPGAIAAFSLGPAGLAPTVLPEDDGVPAAPTHLCGTGYLSLLRVLLRAGLLDEDGRFVMEPHSPLARRLAASLVEVRGERRLPLPGGLHLSAGDVEEVLKVKAAFSLAYERLLAEAGLPGTALDAVYLAGALGEHARPDDLETLGFLPAGVAGRTRAVGNASLRGAELLLLRPELRARINAWRTGCRVVDLTTASDFSAAFLRHMRFR from the coding sequence ATGTCCCCCCATTCTTCGTCAGAACAGCCGCCGCGCCCCGCCGGAAACGACACCGGATGCGCCACCGCCAGACCGGAAGGACGGGGCGGACCAGCCACGCCCGTCACAGCAGCCACGCCGGGCACGCCGGGCAGGCCAGTCACGCCGGGCAGGCCGGGTTGCCCCGGTACGCCGGGCACACAGCCCGCACCGGGTGCCGTGGCCGAAGTGACCCTGCCGGACGGGCGCATCCTGCATCTGGCCCTTTCCCTGTCCGCGTCCCTGTCCGTGCCCCAGTCCGCACAGGATGCTGCCGATGCGGCCCCGGCCAGCACCCTGGCCCAACTGGTGTGGATGAGCGGCCAGGTGGCCCCGCCCGCGTTGTGTTCCGGCCTTGGGCGCTGCGGGCGTTGCGCGGCGCGCTTCACGCGCGGCACACCGGCGCCCCACCCCGCCGAAGAAGCCCACTTTTCCCCGGGGGAACTGGCCGACGGCTGGCGCTTGCTGTGCCGTCACGCCCTGCCCGCGCCAGCATCACGGTCGTCGTCCTCCCCGCAAGGAACCGACCCGAACGAAAACGCCGCCAGCACCCCGGACGCGCGTTGCACCATGGCCTTCACCCTGCCCGCCGGATCGACCCCGCGCCGCTTCCGGGCGGCGGATGCACCCCTGCCCGACGCCGTCCAGGCTTCCGCATCCGGCACGTCACCGGCAGTCGGCACGGCCCCGGCGACCGACACGTCCCCGGCAACCTATACGTCACCGGCAACCGGCGCGCCCCTGCTGCTGGCCATCGACCTTGGCACCACCACCCTGCACTGGTCGGCCCTGGCCCCGGATGGCCACCGCGTGGCCCACGGCGCGGAACTGAACCCCCAGATGGGCGCGGGCAGCGAGGTCATGTCCCGCCTGGCCGTGGCCTCGTCGCCGCAAGGGCTGGCCGCCCTGCGCCGCCTGACCCTGGCCGCCGTGGCCCGCATCGCCGCCGGACTGCCCGGCCCGGTGCGCGGGCTGTGCGTGGCGGGCAACTCGGCCATGACCGCCATCCTGCTGGGCCGCGACGTATCCGGCCTTGCCACGGCCCCCTACCGTCTGGACTATGCGGGCGGCACTGCGGAAATCCTGCCCGAACTGGCTGGCTTGCCCGACCGGATCGGCTTGACCGAATTGACCGACGTAAACGACAGGGCCGCCATGCCCGAGGTGTGGATTCCCCCGCAGCCCGCGCCCTTCGTGGGCGGCGACGTGGGGGCGGGCATGGCCGCGCTGCTGTACGGCGGGCTGGCTGCCATGGATGGCGCGGGCGTCGCGGCCAACACGTTACAGGCTCCCAGCCTTGACTCACCACGGGCCGCAGACACCACGCCCGTGCCCGCCGCATCGCCCCGCTTTCCCTTCCTGCTGGCGGACCTGGGCACCAACGGGGAATTCGTGCTGGCCACCGGGCCGGACAGCGCGCTGGTGACCAGCGTGGCCCTTGGTCCCGCGCTGGAGGGCATCGGCCTGTCCTGCGGCGGCGTGGCCCAGCCGGGGGCCATTGCCGCCTTCTCCCTTGGCCCCGCCGGGCTCGCGCCCACCGTGCTGCCGGAAGACGACGGCGTCCCCGCCGCCCCCACCCACCTGTGCGGCACGGGCTATCTTTCGCTGCTCCGGGTGTTGCTGCGCGCCGGACTGCTTGACGAAGACGGTCGCTTCGTGATGGAACCGCATTCCCCGCTGGCGCGTCGCCTTGCCGCATCGCTGGTCGAAGTGCGCGGCGAACGGCGCCTGCCCCTGCCCGGGGGCTTGCATCTTTCAGCGGGGGACGTAGAAGAGGTGCTGAAGGTGAAGGCCGCCTTCTCCCTGGCCTACGAACGGCTGCTGGCGGAAGCCGGCTTGCCCGGCACGGCGCTGGACGCCGTGTATCTTGCCGGGGCGCTGGGCGAGCACGCCCGCCCCGATGACCTCGAAACACTGGGTTTTCTGCCCGCAGGGGTGGCCGGTCGCACGCGGGCCGTGGGCAACGCCTCGTTGCGCGGGGCGGAACTGCTGTTGCTGCGGCCCGAACTGCGCGCGCGCATCAATGCATGGCGCACCGGTTGCCGCGTGGTGGACCTGACCACCGCCAGCGATTTTTCCGCCGCGTTCCTGCGCCACATGCGCTTTCGCTGA
- a CDS encoding tRNA pseudouridine synthase A, giving the protein MARLALTVSYVGTRLAGWQIQARTDRPQPRTVQGELERIAERIVGAPVRLHGAGRTDSGVHAEAQVAHMDVPDHRADLDWQRAFNAGLPDDISVAAVVRVPDDFHARFDARGKTYAYRLWPERRWVPPRLAPFAWATGPLDLDAMDAAAAHLHGMHDFASFQNTGTDIVTTVRTVTRVARRVEGEAPVHTVLPGAQPLAGADEAANAMTGGLRVIAWDFEADGFLKQMVRNMMGLLVAVGRGKLHPDAVPAILAARDRKAAPATAPAQGLTLTRVYY; this is encoded by the coding sequence ATGGCCCGTCTCGCGCTGACCGTTTCCTACGTGGGCACCCGGCTTGCCGGGTGGCAGATCCAGGCCCGCACCGACCGCCCCCAGCCGCGCACGGTGCAGGGCGAACTGGAGCGCATCGCCGAACGCATCGTGGGCGCGCCGGTGCGCCTGCACGGCGCGGGCCGCACAGATTCCGGCGTGCACGCAGAGGCCCAGGTGGCCCACATGGACGTGCCCGACCACCGGGCGGACCTGGATTGGCAGCGCGCCTTCAACGCCGGGCTGCCCGACGACATTTCCGTGGCCGCCGTGGTCCGCGTGCCCGACGACTTTCACGCCCGCTTCGACGCGCGCGGCAAGACCTACGCCTACCGGCTGTGGCCCGAACGGCGCTGGGTGCCGCCCCGGCTGGCCCCCTTCGCGTGGGCCACGGGGCCGCTGGATCTGGACGCCATGGACGCCGCCGCCGCGCACCTGCACGGCATGCACGACTTTGCCAGCTTCCAGAACACCGGCACCGACATCGTCACCACCGTGCGCACCGTGACCAGGGTGGCCCGCCGCGTGGAGGGAGAAGCCCCGGTCCATACCGTGCTGCCGGGCGCACAGCCCCTGGCAGGCGCGGACGAAGCCGCAAACGCCATGACCGGCGGTCTGCGCGTGATCGCCTGGGACTTCGAGGCCGACGGCTTTCTCAAGCAGATGGTGCGCAACATGATGGGCCTGCTGGTGGCCGTGGGACGCGGCAAACTGCACCCGGACGCCGTGCCCGCCATCCTTGCCGCCCGCGACCGCAAGGCCGCGCCCGCCACGGCCCCGGCGCAGGGGCTGACCCTGACCCGCGTGTACTACTAG
- the lipB gene encoding lipoyl(octanoyl) transferase LipB, producing the protein MNIIDLGLIRYAEADALQRARLEEVAAGAEETLYLLEHHPVITLGRNGGGENLHVGREWLATQGIDLVQSSRGGNITCHFPGQLVAYPVFRVAKRPGGLRQMFHDLEEVVIATLAHFGLAAARWEGRPGVWIENRKICSIGMAVRRWTSYHGFALNVGRDLSLFEMITLCGLPDAQATSLHRELGGDAPTMQEVKDVCARQFRTIFADSAVAAGKAAL; encoded by the coding sequence ATGAACATCATCGACCTGGGCCTCATCCGCTACGCAGAGGCCGACGCCCTGCAACGGGCACGCCTGGAGGAAGTGGCGGCAGGGGCGGAAGAAACCCTGTACCTGCTGGAGCACCACCCGGTGATCACCCTTGGCCGCAACGGCGGGGGCGAAAACCTGCACGTGGGCCGCGAATGGCTGGCAACGCAGGGCATAGACCTTGTGCAGTCCTCGCGCGGGGGCAACATCACCTGCCATTTCCCCGGCCAGCTGGTGGCCTACCCGGTGTTCCGGGTGGCCAAGCGGCCCGGCGGCCTGCGGCAAATGTTCCACGACCTCGAAGAAGTGGTCATTGCCACGCTGGCACACTTCGGGCTGGCGGCAGCCCGCTGGGAAGGCCGCCCCGGCGTGTGGATCGAAAACCGCAAGATATGCTCCATCGGCATGGCCGTGCGCCGCTGGACCTCGTACCACGGGTTCGCCCTGAACGTGGGGCGCGACCTGTCATTGTTCGAAATGATCACCCTGTGCGGCCTGCCCGACGCGCAGGCCACGTCGCTGCACCGTGAACTGGGCGGCGATGCCCCCACCATGCAGGAGGTAAAGGATGTCTGTGCCCGGCAATTCCGCACCATCTTTGCGGATTCCGCCGTGGCTGCGGGTAAAGCTGCCCTGTAG